A region from the uncultured Macellibacteroides sp. genome encodes:
- a CDS encoding gluconate 2-dehydrogenase subunit 3 family protein, whose protein sequence is MALNRRQFIQRCTLLYGSILLFPACHVSGSKTYYDSFSEEVGECIGAISEQFIPADDFPGAKDAGVVNFIDKLLFQRFPDLKEKYLKGIEAVEASARDSFGKSFASLAWDQQMLFLQKMERGELEIDRWKDISQSEFFEMILRHTMQGFYGSPRHGGNKNYVSYRMMKVDFPLLIGQNRYEK, encoded by the coding sequence ATGGCTTTGAACCGCCGACAATTTATTCAACGATGTACGCTTCTGTACGGAAGCATTCTTTTGTTTCCGGCGTGTCATGTTTCGGGAAGCAAAACATACTACGATTCTTTTTCGGAAGAGGTTGGGGAGTGTATCGGTGCTATTTCCGAACAGTTTATCCCTGCCGATGATTTTCCGGGTGCTAAAGACGCGGGAGTGGTTAATTTTATCGATAAGTTGCTTTTTCAACGTTTCCCGGATCTAAAGGAGAAATACCTGAAGGGTATTGAGGCTGTGGAAGCTTCGGCCCGTGATTCTTTTGGAAAATCGTTTGCTTCGCTGGCATGGGATCAGCAAATGCTTTTTCTGCAAAAAATGGAAAGGGGTGAATTGGAGATCGATCGCTGGAAGGATATTTCGCAAAGTGAGTTTTTCGAGATGATCCTCCGTCACACGATGCAGGGTTTTTATGGATCTCCACGCCATGGTGGCAATAAGAATTATGTAAGCTATCGGATGATGAAAGTAGATTTCCCCTTATTAATCGGACAGAACAGGTATGAAAAATAA
- a CDS encoding GMC family oxidoreductase, which yields MKNKQYTAIVIGAGAGGGVVAKELAVSGIKVVLFERGDWPSYDKHINDELISQWVQDLGSAFGPDWEKNPRVVRYADGSEKIVMAQSYEYNHVAACVGSGTVSYGAMAWRFMPEDFKMKSTYGEVKGSTLTDWPITYEELAPFYDKAEREIGVSGDMSSNPFAANRDNPYPMPAFEFNKDGAYLADVCRKMGLHPFSIPMLRNSVPYNGRAGCIRNRTCCGFACPVDAKNGTQNTVIPVAMQTGNCEVKTNCFVYKIHTDEKHRATAVSYFDEKKRVHRLDADIIVVCASASETARLLLNSKSKGFPKGIGNENDWVGRNLQGHAYTGASGLFDFDILDLAGPGACMAINDYNHHNEGIIGGGLLANEFYQLPYAFSQHRPPGAARWGIENKRFQRDNYFRLGRMIGPIQEMPNWESRVMVSDKVKDFWGVPVVVNTGERHPLDEKQCDFLSSKAENILKEAGAVQTWKHGGGRGMTGGQHQAGTCRMGDDQATSVVDRYGRVHDMDNLYIADGSVMVNNGGFNPALTILALAFRTGNHIVKEWTGGER from the coding sequence ATGAAAAATAAACAATATACAGCCATTGTTATCGGTGCGGGTGCGGGCGGTGGCGTTGTGGCTAAGGAATTGGCTGTAAGTGGGATAAAGGTTGTTTTGTTTGAACGGGGCGACTGGCCTTCGTATGATAAGCATATCAACGACGAACTTATTTCCCAGTGGGTACAGGATTTGGGGTCGGCTTTCGGTCCGGATTGGGAAAAGAATCCCCGGGTGGTGCGCTATGCGGATGGAAGCGAAAAGATTGTGATGGCTCAAAGTTATGAATATAATCATGTGGCAGCTTGCGTAGGGTCGGGGACTGTTTCATATGGTGCCATGGCTTGGCGTTTCATGCCAGAGGATTTTAAAATGAAATCCACATATGGAGAGGTAAAGGGCTCTACACTTACCGACTGGCCAATCACCTATGAGGAACTGGCTCCTTTTTACGATAAGGCCGAACGTGAGATTGGGGTGTCGGGTGATATGTCTTCAAATCCTTTTGCGGCTAACAGGGATAATCCGTATCCTATGCCGGCTTTCGAATTTAACAAAGATGGGGCGTATCTGGCTGATGTTTGCCGAAAGATGGGACTGCATCCCTTTTCCATTCCTATGTTGAGAAACTCTGTTCCTTATAACGGGCGGGCGGGATGTATCCGAAATCGTACTTGTTGTGGTTTTGCTTGTCCGGTTGATGCCAAAAACGGAACGCAGAATACGGTCATTCCCGTGGCTATGCAAACCGGGAATTGCGAGGTGAAAACGAATTGTTTTGTTTACAAGATTCATACGGATGAAAAGCACCGGGCTACAGCTGTTTCTTATTTCGACGAAAAGAAGAGGGTACACAGACTGGATGCGGATATCATTGTTGTATGTGCTTCCGCCAGCGAAACGGCCAGGTTACTGCTGAATTCCAAATCGAAAGGTTTCCCAAAAGGAATTGGAAATGAAAATGATTGGGTAGGACGTAATTTACAGGGGCATGCTTATACCGGAGCTTCCGGTCTATTTGATTTTGATATTCTCGATCTGGCTGGCCCGGGTGCTTGTATGGCGATCAATGATTACAACCATCACAATGAGGGAATTATTGGCGGAGGATTGCTTGCTAATGAGTTTTATCAGCTTCCTTATGCTTTTTCACAACATCGTCCGCCGGGTGCTGCCCGTTGGGGTATTGAGAATAAACGGTTTCAACGTGACAACTACTTCCGGTTGGGGCGCATGATTGGTCCCATTCAGGAGATGCCAAATTGGGAATCGCGCGTAATGGTTTCCGATAAGGTGAAAGACTTTTGGGGTGTGCCGGTTGTGGTTAATACGGGTGAGCGCCATCCGCTGGATGAAAAACAATGTGATTTTCTTTCTTCCAAGGCCGAGAATATTCTGAAAGAGGCTGGTGCTGTTCAGACATGGAAGCATGGGGGAGGCAGAGGCATGACCGGCGGTCAGCATCAGGCGGGGACTTGCAGGATGGGGGATGATCAGGCTACTTCGGTCGTAGATCGTTACGGACGTGTACATGATATGGATAATCTTTACATTGCCGACGGGAGTGTAATGGTGAACAACGGAGGCTTCAATCCGGCGCTTACTATTTTGGCTCTGGCATTTAGAACAGGAAATCATATTGTAAAGGAATGGACTGGGGGGGAAAGATGA